The window GGTTGGATATGTACCGGTTCCAACAGCAGATGGCATCAAAGCAGTTGGCCCGCACTTATTGTTTATGATCATATTCCCTGGCGTTATTGCGCTGCTTGGCTGGAATATCGGTGTGAGTTTATTATCACCATTAAACGCGCTGTTGTTCATTAACTTTGTTCCCGTTACAACACTCTCCATTTCGATTTTTCAAGGGAATGATGTAACCACATTCGATTTACTTGGTACTGTCCTTATCATCGTTTCACTTTTATCTAATAATATTTATGTGAGGATGTCACAAAAGAAAGAATCAGTTCAGCAAGTCCAAACAATTTGAGTGAACGGATATCATACTGCAGACAAAACAGGGTAGTATCGGCAACAGGTTTTTTCCAGTAAATATCTAAATGCTCATATCAGTGTAAAAACGGCTCATATCAGGCTCATATCGGCAGCAAATTGGCTCATACGAGGCTCATATCGGCAGCAAAACGGCTCATATAATTTTGAATGATGGGTTCAAATGTGGGGTTGGTCAAATGAATCCAGCCTAAGAAGAAGGTCGATTTCCTTGTTAAGAGAGAAATCGACCTTTTTTGTAACCACTTAAGAGGATAGTCGCAGGAGATTAATTCAATTAAATAATGTTCTTGGGCTGATTTTTTTAAAAAAATATAAAAAATTTCGACCGGAAACGTGTTATATAATTGCTATTTTAGAAAAGGGAGGAGCTTGGAACAGTTGTCAGAATCCAGGTTGTTACTGAGATAAAAATTAGTCCACTAAAGTGGATAAAGACTCCAGAATGTTCTTGCTTGTCCCCCTGACCTGACTAAATTGAGATGCATTTCCTCTACCAATACACTTAAATTAAAAACCTTCCTTGATCTTCAAGGGAGGTTTCCTGTTTATGTAAATCAGACGTTTTGCTGGGATAGTTTACACTGTTGATAAAGTAATTACTGTCGAAAGATATTAACCTAAATATTTAGAATTTTCAGTTGACAGTCCGAAATGAATTTTATATTATAGGCTTCAAGCAAGTAAGATTGTCAGACAATCAGACTGACAGACTAATTTTTAATTACCGTCCAAGTTTCCTCTTTTTGTTCTCATCTTAGACTACTTCCTAAATGTCGTTAGTCCCTCAGCCTTCGGGTAGTCATGTTTCCTTTTATTTTTACACTAAAATGTCAGCGCTTACATAATACAAAAATTTCACAATCCGCAAAAGTATTGACAGCGCTCTCAGAATTATTGGAAAGGAGGTTTATTTACAAGGGTTAAATTAGAAAAGCCCACTACAAGTAAAAACCGCAATCTTTTAATAAATAAACATTTTAGAAGTTTTAAACTGACAACATCACAAGTGCCTTTCAGACAGCTTGACCATTTCGTTATTTAAAAAGGAGAGGGTTTGATTAATGGCTACTCCAGAAACAAAGGTCGCTGCAGGAATCCCCACTAGGCGCAGAGTAAAAGCCCGGTGGTGGGTTATGATTTTGATTTTTATCAGTACAGTTCTGGCCTATACCGATCGCTCCAATATATCAATTGTAGCAGTTACGATGATGGAGGAATTCGGCTGGAACGAACAGCAATTCGGCCTTTTGGCTTCGGCGTTTTTTGTTGGTTACCTATTGTTGGGGATACCTGCAGGGTGGATGTCGGATAAATGGGGCGGTGTCAAGTTCCTGGCTGCCGGGGTAGCGATTTGGTCCGTGTTTACTATCGCAACACCACTTGCCTGGAGCTTCGGATCAATGATTTTGTTCCGTTTCCTGCTCGGAGTTGGGGAGGCTGTAAACTTCCCTTCACATACTTCGGTTGTGTCCAGATGGTCTCCCATACATACGAGAGGCCGATGGCAGGGGCTGAATATGTCAGGGATGGCGGTAGGGGTTATGATAACCGCGCCAGTCACAACCTATCTGACATCAAAATTTGGCTGGCATTCTTCGTTTTACGTTTTTGGAGCTTTGGGGATTATATGGTCAATCGTTTGGCTAAAAATGGCGACTGACGATCCGAAAGATCATCCGTTCATCTCAAAAGAGGAACTGGATGAAATGGAGCCGGATAAAACGGCAGCACCTGTGAAGGAGTTCAAGATTCCCTGGTCAAAGATGCTTCAGATCAAGGAAGTTTGGGGCCTTACACTCATCTACTTTTTCCAGAATTACAATTGGTATTTATACCTTACCTGGCTGCCGGCTTATTTCATGAAGGAACGAGGTTTTACACTTCTAAAAGTCGGAATCTATGGTGCGCTTCCATGGCTCGGGGCTTTCATTGCAATGAATGTGGCCGGAATTTTATCGGATCATTTGGCAAAAAAATACTCGTTATCAACCGCAAGAAGAATTCCGATTTATATTTCATTCCTGGGTACAGCCATCTTTATGGCATTGGGTGCTTATACACCAAATGAATGGGCCGCACTCGCCTATATCACACTTTCCGTTACCTGTTTAGGGCTAAACTTTACGATGTTCTGGACCCTCCCAATCGATATTGGGCCGAAAACAGCCGGAACATTGTCGGGAATCATGAACACTTCAGGAACGATTGCCGGGATCATTGCACCTGCGCTCACAGGGTATTTGATCATCACTCTCGGGTCATGGCAATATGTTCTGTTTTTAGGTGCAGCACTTGCTTTAATGGGAGCAATTCTCACACGCTTCATGGTTTCGGCAAAACAAGTTCTCGATTAATGCAGGCCGGTCAAAAGATATGGCGAGTACCGCTCATCCCGTCAACCTTTATAGTGGCGAGAAAATCATATCTTTTGACCAAAAAATGAAAGCAGGGGAAGAAAATGTTTTTAACCGATAAAGACACCTTAAAAGCCGCACAACAAAATGAAGCCTTTCTGAATGATCTCCTTCAAAGCAGCGAGGCCTTTAAATTCGTAAAATATTCGATTAAGGAATATACGAAATCTCCGGCAAAATTCATGGCGGTGAACAAGGTAGAGTGGGAGGACCTTCTTCAGGCCTCGTACATAGGATTGTTCAACGCGATCCGGAGAATGGATTTGAGACTCTCCCAAAAGGAGTGGGTAAAATATGCTTTTCTTACGATTAAAGGTGAGCTGAGGAATTTCTCGCGCTCCAACGATTCGAATATGATTGTCATCTCGCAGCGAATACGCGAACTGTATCCGAAATATAAAAAATTTCACGAGGAGTATTGGGTGAAGCACCAGACTGACCCAACCATCCAGGACACAATGGAGTATTTCAACATAAGTAAGGACGATGCGTTCGACCTGGTTTATGGCATGCAGGAAATCATCTACCAGGAGAGCGCCCGCAAACGAGCAAGTCTTGTTGCTGGTGAGCCGGCTTACCAATTCAGGGCTAAAGCTCAAAGTGTGGAAGACCTGGTAGTCAACAATATTCTTGTAAAAATGTACTTGGACTTTGTTAATGAAAAGCAGCGGAAGGTTATCTATCTTCATTATTTCAAGGGATTCAGCAAAACGGAGGTTTCGAGGATTATGGGATGCTCACCGGCAATGGTAACGAAACACCTTACTACTGCTTTTGACCATATTAGAAGAAAGATAGGATAAGAATTTTTTCTCTACTCCCATTGTCAGACAATCAGACAAACTACAAATTCAAAAATGAGGGAGCGCGATGTTTAAGGTTATTGGCAAGAAAAAGAAATTTGAAGAAGTGCTCGATCAAATTAAATCGCTGCTGATTCGCAAAGAGCTGAGGATTGGCCAAAAGCTGCCTAATGAAATTGAATTATCCGATTCGATGGGCATCAGCAGGTCCTCCCTGAGAGAGGCATTCAAAGTGCTGTCTGTTCTTGGCATCATCGAAGGAAAATCAGGTGAGGGGACTGTCATCAAGCAGGCCGACCCGGAAAATTTAAAAAGCATCATGTCTTTAGTTGCCATTTCGCGGGGGCTTGATACGAATGAACTGTTTGAGGTGCGGACGATCCTTGAGGCAGCGGCGGCCAGTTATACGGCAGCAAGGCGAACTGAAAAGGAACTGGCGCATATTGAACAAATTCTGTTGGAAATGGATGAACACTATGTTTCAGGAGATGAAGAGGCACAATCACAGTTCGACTTCCTGTTCCATCAAGCGATTGTAAAGGCATCACAGAACCGGCTGCTGTTAATGCTGGTAGAGGTCATTTCTGACTTATTAAGTGAACAAATCCGCAATACCCGTAGTGAGCTTTCAACCTCTCCAGAAATACTGAAGCGATTCCAGCGGGAGCACTGGGCCATTTTTGCGGCAATAAAAGAGAAAGATTCAGTAAAGGCGCAGAAAATCATGTCTGAACACTTAGTCCTTGCGAAAGCAGAACTCGGCGTTGTCCGGGTTGATTAAGCTATTTAAAAAGGAGGTGCTGTTTTGCAAAAGCTATCTCAATTTTTCGATTCAAAAAGTGCTGTTGCTTTAGGGAAGCTTTTGAAGGAAGTTGAAAACCAAACACCAGCAAGTATCGACATCCTGAAGGAGAGCTCATTCCGAAAAGGAAATGCCCATATCGTCGGCATTACCGGACCGCCTGGTGCGGGAAAAAGTACGCTGGTCAGCAAGCTGGCCAAGAAACTTGCCGAAGAAGGCGTCAACCTCGCTATCGTATGTGTCGACCCGACCAGCCCTTTTACCAAAGGTGCTCTTCTCGGAGACCGGATCCGGATGCAGGAGCTGGCCAAGCTGCCGAATGTGTTTATTAAAAGCCTGGCAACACGGGGGAATCTTGGCGGGCTGGCCTCATCGACGGCGGATATAGCGAGTGTCCTTGATGCTTACGGGATGGACATCATTTTGATTGAAACTGTCGGAGTCGGCCAAATTGAATTCGATGTTCTGGAGGTTGCCGATACAGTCCTGCTTGTCAATGTACCTGGCCTCGGTGACTCGCTGCAAACAATGAAGGCGGGCATCATGGAAATTGCTGATGTATTTGTTATCAATCAGGCTGACCGGCCGGGTGCTGACCAAAGTGTCAAGGATCTGAATATTATGATCCGTGAGTCGGGGAAAATGGACTGGCGCCCTCCGATCCGCAAAACAATTGCCACTCAAGGAGAAGGAATTGATGACTTAATCGCGGAAATGATTGCCCATAAGGACTACCTTCAATCAACAGGCTTGTGGAAGAAAAAACGCGAGGCGAGAAATCTTGCCAGGTTGGACAGCATGATTCATGAGCTTTTAACAAGGGCAGTTGACGAAACAATTAACCGCAGTGATTATCTTCAGCAAAAGATC is drawn from Bacillus sp. FJAT-18017 and contains these coding sequences:
- a CDS encoding MFS transporter yields the protein MATPETKVAAGIPTRRRVKARWWVMILIFISTVLAYTDRSNISIVAVTMMEEFGWNEQQFGLLASAFFVGYLLLGIPAGWMSDKWGGVKFLAAGVAIWSVFTIATPLAWSFGSMILFRFLLGVGEAVNFPSHTSVVSRWSPIHTRGRWQGLNMSGMAVGVMITAPVTTYLTSKFGWHSSFYVFGALGIIWSIVWLKMATDDPKDHPFISKEELDEMEPDKTAAPVKEFKIPWSKMLQIKEVWGLTLIYFFQNYNWYLYLTWLPAYFMKERGFTLLKVGIYGALPWLGAFIAMNVAGILSDHLAKKYSLSTARRIPIYISFLGTAIFMALGAYTPNEWAALAYITLSVTCLGLNFTMFWTLPIDIGPKTAGTLSGIMNTSGTIAGIIAPALTGYLIITLGSWQYVLFLGAALALMGAILTRFMVSAKQVLD
- a CDS encoding sigma-70 family RNA polymerase sigma factor — encoded protein: MFLTDKDTLKAAQQNEAFLNDLLQSSEAFKFVKYSIKEYTKSPAKFMAVNKVEWEDLLQASYIGLFNAIRRMDLRLSQKEWVKYAFLTIKGELRNFSRSNDSNMIVISQRIRELYPKYKKFHEEYWVKHQTDPTIQDTMEYFNISKDDAFDLVYGMQEIIYQESARKRASLVAGEPAYQFRAKAQSVEDLVVNNILVKMYLDFVNEKQRKVIYLHYFKGFSKTEVSRIMGCSPAMVTKHLTTAFDHIRRKIG
- a CDS encoding FadR/GntR family transcriptional regulator codes for the protein MFKVIGKKKKFEEVLDQIKSLLIRKELRIGQKLPNEIELSDSMGISRSSLREAFKVLSVLGIIEGKSGEGTVIKQADPENLKSIMSLVAISRGLDTNELFEVRTILEAAAASYTAARRTEKELAHIEQILLEMDEHYVSGDEEAQSQFDFLFHQAIVKASQNRLLLMLVEVISDLLSEQIRNTRSELSTSPEILKRFQREHWAIFAAIKEKDSVKAQKIMSEHLVLAKAELGVVRVD
- the meaB gene encoding methylmalonyl Co-A mutase-associated GTPase MeaB; this translates as MQKLSQFFDSKSAVALGKLLKEVENQTPASIDILKESSFRKGNAHIVGITGPPGAGKSTLVSKLAKKLAEEGVNLAIVCVDPTSPFTKGALLGDRIRMQELAKLPNVFIKSLATRGNLGGLASSTADIASVLDAYGMDIILIETVGVGQIEFDVLEVADTVLLVNVPGLGDSLQTMKAGIMEIADVFVINQADRPGADQSVKDLNIMIRESGKMDWRPPIRKTIATQGEGIDDLIAEMIAHKDYLQSTGLWKKKREARNLARLDSMIHELLTRAVDETINRSDYLQQKIQDVKNGINDPFTISQEIVTSLVGDKTTNQYGGYHGAKNN